Part of the Sulfuricella denitrificans skB26 genome is shown below.
AAGTTAACAATCTGTTGAACGTAGCTTCCCAGGCTGCGACCAAAGCTGAGCAGCCTGGTGTTGGGCGCACTGCCAATCAGAACAAGGATGAACTGCAGCAACACCACCACAAATAACACTGTCCCCGCCAAACTGTAGAGTATGCCGAACAGGATCATGAATACCCCGCGCAACCAGATGTTGTTTTCCGTGGATGCCTCGTTTCCCTGTTGTGTCATCGCTGCCTACGCGCGCCTTCTTGATATCAAAATATAGACGTTTGCTGAATATAAGGATCAAAGTAAATCAATATTAAGGCCGATTCATTTGATTGGTTTAAGTTGAAAATGGCTCAGTGGATTTATTGCCAGTTGTGATATATGATATGCATATCAAAATCATCAAGGAAAACGCTATGCGTACATTGGTCGATATCCCAGACAGGCAGATCAAGGATTTGACGGCGATATGCGAAGCCGAGAAGATTTCTCGTGCTGAAGTCGTCCGTCGGGCAATTGCTGATTACCTGGAAAAGAAAAAGCCGAGTGCCGCTGAGGCGTTCGGTCTCTGGAAGGATCACAAGATAGATGGGTTGGCCTATCAAGAGCAGGTTCGTTCTGAATGGTAAGCGCCCTATTTGATACCAATATACTGGTCGACTATCTCAATGGGATCGAACAGGCAAAGACTGAGTTGGACAGATACACCGACAAAGCCATCAGCCTGATAACCTGGATGGAAGTCATGGTGGGCGCAACGCCAGAAACCGAAGCAATCATTCAGAATTTTTTGGGTACCTTCGTCAACCTGCCTATAGATGAGCAGGTCAGCCATTTGGCCGTGGCACTCCGCAAGAAACACAAAATCAAATTACCGGATGCCATCGTGTGGGCAACGGCTCTGGTGCACAAAAGAATACTGGTCACGCGGAACACGAAGGATTTTTCGAAGGACGAACCCGGCATTCGTGTCCCGTATCAAATTTAAAATTGAAACCTCAGTTGGACAAGTTGAAGTGTGCGGTTTTTGGGGCGCATGGCAAGGCGTAATGACGATGAATGGTATTTCATACAATTGGTTACAACGAAAAAATGGGTGATCGCTGGCAATGAATGTTTGCCCATATCTATCAATATCTTCTACTGTCTATCGTAATTTAGTTAGATATTTTCTCAGGCAGCAGTTGTTCCGCTAGTTGAATATGCGGCTAAACTGATGGTGCCGCAACTCAACCTAAGGGAAAAGGCGCAAACGGTTGGTGTCGTTTTAGCGCCGCAAGACATTATGACCACAAGCCGCTGGAGCAAAGAACAACTCAAGCTCGCATTCCATCTTTATTGCCAACTACCTTTTGGAAGGTTGCACAGCCGAAACCCGGAAATTATCCAGCTTGCCAAACTAATTGGGCGAACACCCGGTGCGGTAGCGATGAAACTCGTGAATTTTGCCAGCCTTGACCCGGCAATCACCAGCACAGGGCGCGCGGGTTTGGGTAATGCTGGCTCACTTGACAAAGAAGTTTGGGCTGAATTTCATGCCGGCTGGGAAAAGCTCGCGCTTGAATGCTCTCAGTTAAATGTTCAACTCCGCAAAGAGAAGGGAGCCGAAGCGGTTGTTGAATTGGACGTTACCGAGCAAGAGGGACTCCAAGATTTTACTGGTGAGACAAAGCGAGTGGTGACCGAACAGCGGATTAAGCAACACTTCTTCCGGCGTGCGGTGCTGAGTAGCTATCGGGGGCGGTGCTGCATATCTGGCCTTTCGGATGCGCGCTTGCTGATGGCAAGCCACATCGTGCCGTGGAGTAACGACAAAGAAAATCGGCTTAATCCCAGCAATGGCCTATGTCTTTCTCCCATCCACGACAAAGCATTTGATCGCGGGTTGATAACGATCTCTGGTGATTATGAGGTGATGTTGTCCGAGCAACTAAAGCAGAATGATGATGCCTTTGTTGCCCAGATATTTCTGCCATTGGAAGGACGGAGGATTGAACTGCCAGAAAGATTTATTCCGAGCATCGCGTTTCTTTCTCGTCATCGCAACGAGATATTTATTGATGCCGCAGGACAATAAACTTCTACCCGCAAAGGAGTGGTTATGATTACTCCAGTTGTACTTCACGAAGACGCTTTCTATGAGTATTTCAAACCATATCGCCACCCTGATGCGTGCCACGATATTTGGGGTGGATTGGATCTGGAAACCTTTGGCAAAGACCTTGATACAGTCAGAAAGCTAGATGCCTCTTATTTGTGGACAGTGCTGGAAGGTGGTTCTAGCAATGATCAATGGATTACTCCCGGATATCATTTTGTTAATTGCATATGCTACTTGGTCACAGAAAAATCTCATCTAGGGATTGATATCGATTTTCGAGTTCCAAGTAGATTAAATTTTTTAACGCCTATCGGACTGTCGAGGCAGATGAATAAAATTTCCCGTTTAATTCAGGACGCTCATCAACACATCTCAGTCCGGTGATACCGGGATTGGGTAAAACTCAGATAACACCGGCATTTCTCAGGCCGCGTAATAACCAGTGGGTATTACACTGAAATATTAGGGTCGTAGTCTAACTAGAGTGGCAGCTCAGCCTCGCAATATTCCTTGAAGGAGCAACTTCCCGGGTTTACGACCGTGACCGGGACCGGGACATTCCGGAAGGCCCAAAAGCAGAAACCCGTTTCAGCTTTTTCTCGCCGGAACGGGTTCCTGTGTTTACTCCGCTTTAGCAGGATTTATTAAGCGCCCTGCAATCTGTTAGCTTCTTTATTTCAAATCGGCGCTTCACGTTTTAAAATTAGCACAGATTTTAAGAAGTGCAAATTTTCGAATAAAAATTTTTTGCGGGTTGAGTAGCCTCTGGGCGGCTGCTTTAAATGGAGGCGGGGGGAGATCAACGAGTCAGTAGCTCGATGTACGGCTGGTAGCTGTAATTTCGGTTTTTCTTCTGGC
Proteins encoded:
- a CDS encoding DUF4389 domain-containing protein encodes the protein MTQQGNEASTENNIWLRGVFMILFGILYSLAGTVLFVVVLLQFILVLIGSAPNTRLLSFGRSLGSYVQQIVNFQTFNTEEKPFPFIDWPS
- a CDS encoding ribbon-helix-helix protein, CopG family, with product MHIKIIKENAMRTLVDIPDRQIKDLTAICEAEKISRAEVVRRAIADYLEKKKPSAAEAFGLWKDHKIDGLAYQEQVRSEW
- a CDS encoding type II toxin-antitoxin system VapC family toxin → MVSALFDTNILVDYLNGIEQAKTELDRYTDKAISLITWMEVMVGATPETEAIIQNFLGTFVNLPIDEQVSHLAVALRKKHKIKLPDAIVWATALVHKRILVTRNTKDFSKDEPGIRVPYQI
- a CDS encoding HNH endonuclease: MVPQLNLREKAQTVGVVLAPQDIMTTSRWSKEQLKLAFHLYCQLPFGRLHSRNPEIIQLAKLIGRTPGAVAMKLVNFASLDPAITSTGRAGLGNAGSLDKEVWAEFHAGWEKLALECSQLNVQLRKEKGAEAVVELDVTEQEGLQDFTGETKRVVTEQRIKQHFFRRAVLSSYRGRCCISGLSDARLLMASHIVPWSNDKENRLNPSNGLCLSPIHDKAFDRGLITISGDYEVMLSEQLKQNDDAFVAQIFLPLEGRRIELPERFIPSIAFLSRHRNEIFIDAAGQ